Proteins found in one Toxotes jaculatrix isolate fToxJac2 chromosome 18, fToxJac2.pri, whole genome shotgun sequence genomic segment:
- the snrnp25 gene encoding U11/U12 small nuclear ribonucleoprotein 25 kDa protein isoform X1 has product MMEEQSQDTDGGARSVEDEGMEKENLEDMAAPDAEEEDEEALPHSEILDIFEEGLARLVQDPLLCDLPIQVTLEEVNSQIALEYGQAMTVRVLKADGEIMPIVVVQNATVLDLKKAICRFMELKQQREGGVKHVSWRYVWRTYHLVFQGDKLEDDKMRLKDYGIRNRDEVTFMKRLRKK; this is encoded by the exons ATGATGGAGGAGCAGAGTCAGGACACCGATGGAGGAGCACGGTCTGTGGAAGACGAAGGGATGGAGAAGGAGAACCTGGAAGATATGGCAGCTCcagatgcagaggaggaagatgaggaggctCTTCCACACTCAGAGATCCTGGATATTTTCGAGGAAGGACTTGCTCGACTTGTGCAGGACCCTTTACTCTGTGACCTGCCAATTCAG GTGACTCTGGAGGAGGTAAACTCTCAGATTGCTTTGGAGTATGGCCAGGCGATGACCGTGAGGGTTTTAAAGGCGGATGGCGAAATAATGC CCATAGTGGTGGTGCAAAATGCTACTGTCCTTGATCTGAAGAAGGCCATTTGCAGATTTATGGAGCTGAAACAACAACGTGAAGGTGGAGTGAAACATGTCAGCTG GAGATATGTTTGGAGAACTTATCATTTAGTATTTCAGGGGGATAAACTCGAAGATGACAAGATGAGGCTTAAAGA CTACG
- the snrnp25 gene encoding U11/U12 small nuclear ribonucleoprotein 25 kDa protein isoform X2, whose product MMEEQSQDTDGGARSVEDEGMEKENLEDMAAPDAEEEDEEALPHSEILDIFEEGLARLVQDPLLCDLPIQVTLEEVNSQIALEYGQAMTVRVLKADGEIMPIVVVQNATVLDLKKAICRFMELKQQREGGVKHEICLENLSFSISGG is encoded by the exons ATGATGGAGGAGCAGAGTCAGGACACCGATGGAGGAGCACGGTCTGTGGAAGACGAAGGGATGGAGAAGGAGAACCTGGAAGATATGGCAGCTCcagatgcagaggaggaagatgaggaggctCTTCCACACTCAGAGATCCTGGATATTTTCGAGGAAGGACTTGCTCGACTTGTGCAGGACCCTTTACTCTGTGACCTGCCAATTCAG GTGACTCTGGAGGAGGTAAACTCTCAGATTGCTTTGGAGTATGGCCAGGCGATGACCGTGAGGGTTTTAAAGGCGGATGGCGAAATAATGC CCATAGTGGTGGTGCAAAATGCTACTGTCCTTGATCTGAAGAAGGCCATTTGCAGATTTATGGAGCTGAAACAACAACGTGAAGGTGGAGTGAAACAT GAGATATGTTTGGAGAACTTATCATTTAGTATTTCAGGGGGATAA